A genomic window from Streptomyces sp. HUAS YS2 includes:
- a CDS encoding ROK family transcriptional regulator: MPTPGQETEQGESMQVSGGGAATGPHVLRRMNVAAVLAALREAGAATARVTELAAATGLSRPAVTRALTELRERGLVDFAPAAPAGPPAPQRGRPAQYARFRAEVGHVAGVDIGPHKVLVLVADLAGRVRAAHRAAVAPGATGPELFTAVRTALTAAAAEAGLDPSGLWAVAAGTPGIVDRDRGEVLLAPSIPGWAGLPAVGELRDWLRCPVLLDNDVNLAVLAERRLGPAADTDNLVFVQWGERIGTGIVIGGRPYRGASAAAGELGFVDLDGPGDGPVEPLRPDGMGPFERLVGAAAVHRLAVAAGAPVGEGHDIAPLFAAAAAGDPHALAVVDEVADRFARGLATLLLILDPGRVVIGGGVSQAGETLLGPLRRHLRGRTLVPVTVEASALGERSVALGAVRQALGAAEERLTGPAHL, translated from the coding sequence GTGCCGACACCGGGGCAGGAGACCGAGCAGGGGGAGTCGATGCAGGTGAGCGGCGGTGGCGCGGCGACCGGGCCGCACGTACTGCGCCGGATGAACGTCGCGGCCGTCCTTGCCGCGCTCCGCGAGGCCGGAGCCGCGACCGCCCGGGTCACCGAGCTCGCCGCGGCCACCGGGCTCTCCCGGCCCGCCGTCACCCGGGCCCTCACCGAACTGCGGGAACGCGGCCTGGTCGACTTCGCACCGGCGGCCCCCGCCGGCCCTCCGGCCCCGCAGCGTGGCCGCCCCGCCCAGTACGCGCGCTTCCGCGCCGAGGTCGGCCACGTCGCCGGCGTGGACATAGGCCCGCACAAGGTCCTCGTCCTCGTCGCCGACCTCGCGGGCCGTGTCCGCGCCGCCCACCGGGCCGCCGTCGCCCCCGGCGCCACCGGCCCCGAGCTCTTCACGGCCGTCCGCACCGCCCTCACCGCCGCCGCCGCGGAGGCGGGCCTGGACCCCTCCGGCCTCTGGGCGGTCGCCGCCGGCACCCCGGGCATCGTCGACCGCGACCGGGGCGAGGTCCTCCTCGCCCCGAGCATCCCCGGCTGGGCCGGACTGCCCGCCGTCGGCGAGCTCCGCGACTGGCTGCGCTGCCCCGTCCTCCTCGACAACGACGTGAACCTCGCCGTCCTCGCGGAGCGCCGGCTCGGCCCGGCCGCCGACACCGACAACCTGGTGTTCGTCCAGTGGGGCGAACGGATCGGCACCGGCATCGTCATCGGCGGCCGTCCCTACCGGGGCGCCTCCGCCGCCGCCGGCGAACTCGGCTTCGTCGACCTCGACGGGCCCGGCGACGGCCCCGTCGAGCCGCTGCGGCCCGACGGCATGGGTCCCTTCGAGCGACTCGTCGGGGCCGCCGCCGTGCACCGGCTCGCGGTGGCCGCCGGCGCCCCGGTCGGCGAGGGCCACGACATCGCGCCGCTCTTCGCCGCGGCCGCCGCCGGCGACCCGCACGCGCTGGCCGTCGTCGACGAGGTAGCCGACCGCTTCGCCCGCGGCCTGGCAACCCTGCTGCTCATCCTCGACCCCGGCCGGGTGGTGATCGGCGGCGGAGTCTCGCAGGCCGGCGAGACCCTGCTCGGCCCGCTCCGCCGCCACCTGCGCGGGCGCACCCTCGTCCCCGTGACCGTGGAGGCCTCGGCCCTCGGCGAGCGGTCCGTGGCGCTCGGCGCCGTACGGCAGGCCCTCGGCGCCGCCGAGGAGCGCCTCACCGGCCCCGCGCACCTCTGA
- a CDS encoding ACT domain-containing protein, translated as MSGERDLARLISGMRPEPNPGRYVFTTVTGAVPAGLAPVVTVREEEGTTLVLRQEEADAVALPYDYAAAWITLRIHSALDAVGLTAAFARALADAGLSCNVVAGFHHDHLFVEHDRVYEALAVLRGLADRAARDARDTAQT; from the coding sequence ATGAGCGGTGAACGTGACCTCGCCCGGCTGATCTCCGGCATGCGGCCCGAGCCGAACCCCGGCCGGTACGTCTTCACGACCGTGACCGGGGCCGTCCCGGCCGGACTCGCCCCCGTGGTCACCGTCCGCGAGGAGGAGGGCACGACCCTCGTCCTGCGCCAGGAGGAGGCCGACGCCGTCGCGCTGCCGTACGACTATGCGGCGGCCTGGATCACCTTGCGGATCCACTCGGCGCTGGACGCCGTCGGCCTGACCGCCGCCTTCGCCCGCGCCCTGGCCGACGCAGGGCTCAGCTGCAACGTGGTCGCGGGCTTCCACCACGACCATCTCTTCGTGGAACACGACCGGGTGTACGAGGCGTTGGCGGTGCTCCGCGGCCTCGCCGACCGTGCGGCCCGGGACGCCCGGGACACCGCGCAGACCTGA
- a CDS encoding thiolase domain-containing protein, with protein MSGKEPVAVVGVGQTKHVAARRDVSIAGLVREAAQRALDDAELTWADIDAVVIGKAPDFFEGVMMPELYLADALGAVGKPMLRVHTAGSVGGSTALVAANLIAARVHGTVLTLAFEKQSESNAMWGLSLPVPFQQPLLAGAGGFFAPHVRAYMRRTGAPDTVGSLVAYKDRRNALKNPYAHLHEHDITLEKVQASPMLWDPIRYSETCPSSDGACAMILTDRAGAARAPRPPAWVHGGAMRSEPTLFAGKDFVSPQAGKDCAADVYHQAGITDPRREIDAVEMYVPFSWYEPMWLENLGFAEEGEGWKLTESGVTEIDGDLPVNPSGGVLSTNPIGASGMIRFAEAALQVRGQAGEHQVPDARRALGHAYGGGAQFFAMWLVGSEPPAS; from the coding sequence ATGTCCGGTAAAGAGCCGGTGGCCGTCGTCGGGGTCGGCCAGACCAAGCACGTCGCCGCCCGCCGGGACGTGTCCATCGCCGGCCTCGTCCGCGAGGCCGCGCAACGCGCCCTCGACGACGCCGAACTGACCTGGGCCGACATCGACGCCGTCGTGATCGGCAAGGCCCCGGACTTCTTCGAGGGCGTGATGATGCCGGAGCTGTACCTCGCCGACGCGCTCGGCGCGGTCGGCAAGCCCATGCTCCGCGTCCACACCGCGGGTTCGGTCGGCGGGTCGACGGCGCTGGTCGCCGCGAACCTGATCGCCGCCCGGGTGCACGGCACCGTGCTCACCCTCGCCTTCGAGAAGCAGTCCGAGTCCAACGCGATGTGGGGGCTCTCCCTGCCGGTGCCCTTCCAGCAGCCGCTGCTCGCCGGCGCGGGCGGCTTCTTCGCCCCGCACGTCCGGGCGTACATGCGGCGCACCGGCGCCCCCGACACCGTCGGCTCCCTCGTCGCCTACAAGGACCGGCGCAACGCGCTCAAGAACCCGTACGCGCACCTCCACGAGCACGACATCACCCTGGAGAAGGTGCAGGCGTCCCCGATGCTGTGGGACCCGATCCGGTACTCCGAGACCTGCCCGTCCTCCGACGGCGCCTGCGCGATGATCCTCACCGACCGGGCGGGCGCGGCCCGCGCGCCCCGGCCGCCGGCCTGGGTGCACGGCGGTGCGATGCGCAGTGAGCCCACCCTGTTCGCCGGCAAGGACTTCGTCTCGCCGCAGGCCGGCAAGGACTGCGCCGCCGACGTCTACCACCAGGCCGGGATCACCGACCCGCGCCGGGAGATCGACGCCGTCGAGATGTACGTGCCGTTCTCCTGGTACGAGCCGATGTGGCTGGAGAACCTGGGCTTCGCCGAGGAGGGCGAGGGCTGGAAGCTCACCGAGTCCGGCGTCACCGAGATCGACGGTGACCTGCCGGTGAATCCGTCCGGCGGGGTGCTGTCCACCAACCCGATCGGCGCGTCCGGGATGATCCGGTTCGCGGAGGCCGCGCTGCAGGTGCGGGGGCAGGCCGGGGAGCACCAGGTGCCGGACGCGCGACGGGCCCTCGGACACGCGTACGGAGGTGGTGCGCAGTTCTTCGCCATGTGGCTGGTGGGGTCCGAGCCGCCCGCTTCCTGA
- a CDS encoding RNA-binding S4 domain-containing protein — MSARVDSWIWAVRLTKTRSQAAAACRAGHVKVNGERAKPAQPVKPGDEVRLFHGGRERIVEVKQLLVKRVGPPVAAEAYVDNSPPPPPREHVAIAAVRDRGAGRPTKRDRRELDQLRGRTS, encoded by the coding sequence ATGAGCGCACGGGTCGACAGCTGGATCTGGGCCGTACGTCTGACCAAGACCCGCTCGCAGGCCGCCGCGGCCTGCCGCGCCGGGCACGTCAAGGTGAACGGCGAGCGCGCCAAGCCCGCCCAGCCGGTCAAGCCCGGTGACGAGGTCCGGCTCTTCCACGGCGGGCGCGAGCGGATCGTCGAGGTCAAGCAGCTGCTCGTCAAGCGGGTCGGCCCGCCGGTCGCCGCAGAGGCGTACGTCGACAACAGCCCGCCTCCGCCCCCGCGCGAGCACGTGGCGATCGCCGCGGTCCGCGACCGCGGCGCAGGCCGCCCCACCAAGCGCGACCGGCGCGAACTGGACCAGCTCCGCGGCCGCACCTCCTGA
- a CDS encoding alpha-N-acetylglucosaminidase TIM-barrel domain-containing protein, protein MRFLRSRAMSWAARTAMALAVCATALTVLPTVSSAAPTPAFSAGPARAALARLLPRHVTQFALEPVARPASGDYFSVSGSAGDLHVRGTSPAVLLSGVNWYLKHSAGVDLGWPGRSTSALPATLPAPSGTIHRPASVPHRFALNDTDDGYSGAYRDWATYERQIDLLALHGVNEVFVQMGAEAPYHAALQEFGYGRDELRSWIPGPAHQPWWLMQNMSGFGGPLTERLVEERAALGRRIVERLRQLGMTPVLPGYFGTVPPGFVDRNPAGRVVPQGNWVGFARPDWLDPRNAMFPKVAEAFYRHQARLLGTSTMYKMDLLHEGGNAGDVPVPDAAVGVMNALQTARPGAIWVLLGWQSNPHVELLDAVDKSRLLVVDGLSDRYDGLDRETSWHGTPYAFGTIPNFGGHTSLGANTAVWASRFDAWRAKPNSALRGIAYLPEATGGNPAAFELFTELAWRTGPVDHAAWFADYAARRYGAPDPHAARAWEWLRRGPYSTPSSSWSESQDSLFTARPSLTARSAAAWSPKSMRYDAATVQRALSELLQAAPELRRTDAYRFDLVDTARQSLANRSRTLLPQIRAAYDAKDLTAFRERSGEWRRDLALLDELLATDRRFLLGPWLEEAKAWGTTDAERAAREFDARSILTTWGHRTGSEAGLHDYANREWSGLVSDFYAPRWATYLDGLEESLVSGQPPAAIDWFAWENAWNAKRDSHPVEPHGDPVALAERVRDALPPPPPAGPVTGAGGDCVEVTNGNPANGTALRTGRCDGSAAQTWTVPGDDTLRALGSCMDVRGGAVTPGTVVQLYACNGTPAQAWTAQSDRTLRNTKSGLCLGAETAPDGVTRLVIQPCSAAPLQQWTLPS, encoded by the coding sequence GTGAGATTCCTCAGATCCCGGGCCATGTCCTGGGCTGCCCGCACGGCCATGGCGCTCGCCGTGTGCGCCACCGCCCTGACCGTGCTGCCCACCGTCTCCTCCGCCGCCCCCACCCCCGCCTTCTCCGCCGGACCGGCCCGCGCGGCCCTCGCCCGGCTGCTGCCCCGGCACGTGACCCAGTTCGCCCTGGAGCCGGTCGCCCGCCCCGCCTCCGGCGACTACTTCTCCGTCTCCGGCTCCGCCGGAGACCTGCACGTGCGGGGCACCAGCCCCGCGGTGCTGCTCAGCGGCGTGAACTGGTACCTCAAGCACTCCGCCGGAGTCGATCTCGGCTGGCCCGGCCGCAGCACGTCCGCTCTGCCCGCCACCCTGCCCGCGCCGTCCGGGACGATCCACCGCCCGGCCTCGGTGCCGCACCGGTTCGCCCTCAACGACACCGACGACGGCTACTCGGGCGCGTACCGGGACTGGGCGACGTACGAGCGGCAGATCGACCTGCTCGCCCTGCACGGCGTGAACGAGGTCTTCGTCCAGATGGGCGCCGAGGCCCCGTACCACGCCGCGCTGCAGGAGTTCGGCTACGGCCGCGACGAGCTCCGCTCGTGGATCCCCGGGCCCGCACACCAGCCCTGGTGGCTGATGCAGAACATGTCCGGCTTCGGCGGGCCGCTCACGGAACGGCTCGTCGAGGAGCGCGCGGCCCTCGGCCGGCGGATCGTGGAGCGGCTGCGGCAGCTCGGCATGACGCCCGTCCTGCCCGGGTACTTCGGGACGGTCCCGCCGGGCTTCGTGGACCGCAACCCGGCCGGCCGGGTGGTCCCGCAGGGCAACTGGGTCGGCTTCGCCCGGCCGGACTGGCTGGATCCGCGGAACGCGATGTTCCCGAAGGTCGCCGAGGCCTTCTACCGCCACCAGGCGCGACTGCTCGGCACCTCCACGATGTACAAGATGGACCTCCTGCACGAAGGAGGGAACGCGGGCGACGTACCCGTCCCGGACGCCGCCGTCGGCGTGATGAACGCGCTGCAGACCGCCCGGCCCGGCGCCATCTGGGTCCTGCTCGGCTGGCAGAGCAACCCGCACGTCGAGCTCCTCGACGCGGTCGACAAGTCCCGGCTGCTCGTCGTGGACGGCCTGTCCGACCGATACGACGGACTGGACCGCGAGACCTCCTGGCACGGCACCCCGTACGCCTTCGGCACCATCCCCAACTTCGGCGGACACACCTCCCTGGGCGCCAACACCGCCGTGTGGGCGAGCCGTTTCGACGCCTGGCGCGCCAAGCCGAACAGCGCCCTGCGCGGCATCGCGTACCTGCCCGAGGCGACCGGCGGCAACCCCGCCGCCTTCGAGCTGTTCACCGAACTCGCCTGGCGCACCGGCCCCGTCGACCACGCCGCCTGGTTCGCGGACTACGCGGCACGGCGCTACGGCGCGCCCGACCCGCATGCCGCGCGGGCGTGGGAGTGGCTGCGGCGCGGCCCGTACAGCACCCCGTCCAGTTCGTGGAGCGAGTCGCAGGACAGCCTGTTCACGGCCCGGCCGAGCCTGACGGCGCGCTCGGCGGCGGCCTGGAGCCCGAAGTCGATGCGGTACGACGCCGCCACCGTGCAGCGCGCGCTGTCCGAACTGCTCCAGGCCGCGCCGGAATTGCGCAGAACCGACGCGTACCGCTTCGACCTGGTGGACACCGCGCGGCAGTCGCTCGCGAACCGGAGCCGTACGCTGCTGCCGCAGATCAGGGCCGCGTACGACGCGAAGGACCTGACCGCCTTCCGCGAGCGGTCCGGCGAGTGGAGGCGCGACCTCGCCCTGCTCGACGAACTCCTGGCCACGGACCGCCGGTTCCTGCTGGGACCGTGGCTGGAGGAAGCGAAGGCGTGGGGCACGACGGACGCCGAACGGGCGGCGAGGGAGTTCGACGCCCGTTCGATCCTGACGACCTGGGGCCATCGCACCGGCAGCGAGGCCGGGCTGCACGACTACGCCAACCGCGAGTGGTCGGGCCTCGTCTCGGACTTCTACGCACCGCGCTGGGCGACGTACCTGGACGGCCTGGAGGAGTCCCTGGTCTCCGGGCAGCCGCCCGCCGCGATCGACTGGTTCGCGTGGGAGAACGCCTGGAACGCGAAGCGGGACAGCCATCCGGTGGAGCCCCACGGCGACCCGGTGGCCCTCGCGGAGCGGGTCCGTGACGCCCTGCCGCCGCCTCCGCCCGCCGGCCCGGTCACCGGTGCGGGCGGCGACTGCGTGGAGGTGACGAACGGGAATCCCGCCAACGGGACCGCGCTGCGCACGGGCCGCTGCGACGGAAGCGCCGCGCAGACCTGGACGGTCCCGGGCGACGACACCCTGCGGGCGCTCGGCTCGTGCATGGACGTGCGGGGCGGGGCGGTCACGCCCGGCACGGTCGTTCAGCTGTACGCCTGCAACGGCACCCCGGCGCAGGCCTGGACGGCTCAGTCCGACCGCACGCTGCGGAACACGAAGTCGGGGCTGTGCCTCGGCGCCGAGACGGCCCCTGACGGCGTGACCCGGCTGGTGATCCAGCCCTGCTCCGCGGCCCCGCTCCAGCAGTGGACGCTGCCGTCCTGA
- a CDS encoding DUF397 domain-containing protein: protein MAESTTAQHAFMGWEKPELDLSNADWRSGSQGTGDVQIAFVEGFIAMRNGGRPEAPSLIFTPAEWRAFVLNARDGEFDLT, encoded by the coding sequence GTGGCCGAGAGCACCACTGCCCAGCACGCCTTCATGGGCTGGGAGAAGCCGGAACTCGACCTGAGCAACGCCGACTGGCGCTCGGGCAGTCAGGGCACGGGCGATGTCCAGATCGCCTTCGTGGAGGGCTTCATCGCGATGCGCAACGGCGGCCGTCCGGAGGCACCGTCGCTGATCTTCACCCCGGCGGAGTGGCGGGCGTTCGTCCTCAACGCCCGCGACGGCGAGTTCGACCTCACCTGA